The region GTCTTTGAAGCAAGGGAGGAAATGCTTGCAGCATAGGCTGCAACAGGCAAACTTAAACTTCCTCAAAATATGTCTGGACAACTGGGCCCACTTTATAACATAAAAAATATAATTTCCTTATCTATGTTCTCTCATAATCAGATTTATACTATACTCTCTATTACAGGCACAATATAGCTGCGGCAGAAATATCCTTTGAAGATTGGTGTAGTTTACGAATGTATTGACGAAGACCTCGCTCAGGTGCCGAGTCAATTCGTACTTGTCACGAAGTTTGCGAGCCACCTTGACCGCGCTCAGCCGAGGGAGCTCGCTATGTAAATACACTAAGGTCGCTGCGATAGTCATCAAGCTTTTTGCTGCGCGAGGGGATCAGATTTCTTGGAATGAATTATCTCTTCAGGCAGCTGCAAATACTTACGCACGGTGTTGCGTGAAACGGACAACTGCTTGCTGATAGCTCAGACTGAAAAGCCATTGCCAATGTAATGCAATACCTTGATCTTGTTTGTCACAACCCACTCCTTAAAAACTCTCCTTCCATTTTCAAATGGGGATGAGGGTATTGACTTTGATTGCCTATGCCACCTCAAGGGTAGGTCATTTATAGTAGATTGTGAAAGACTCAGAGGGAGGACGTTTTATTCTGCCTGATCCAGATCAGTAGCTATGAATTTATACAGATATCACGCACGAAAAGTTGTTTCGTGTTACCGGTGAACTATTGCTTATCCACGTGGCAACAATATAGTAAATACGGCTCCCTGTGCATCATTACTGGCGCTTATGGCCCCATGCATTTTTTCCATAATGCGGCTTGAAAGAGACAGGCCAATGCCAGTTCCCTTTTCCCCTTTAGTTGATGTGAAGGGCTCAAAGAGTTTGTCCGGCAGCATGTGTTTAGGTATACCGCCTCCATTATCGCGAATACGTAAAATAGCATGCTGTTCGGTGCTATCATATTCGATACTGATGGTTGCGGGACTGACTTTGCGCTCTATTAACACTTCTCGTGCGTTATTGATTACATTGAGAGCTACTTGTTGAAACTCACTGGGGTATCCCCGCACAATAAGTTGCTCCCCGGGTGCGACCGAAGCTACCTGCACTTCTATAAGGTCGCTGTCAATTTGTCCCTTCATAATCTGCAGTACCTGATTTATGCTCTGCTGCAGGTTAAATAGGCTGATTTCGGTCGAGGGCTTGAAAAAGCTGCGAAAGTCATCAATAGTTTCCGCCATAAAGTCGAGTAAATTCATGATATCAGCTATGGTTTTGTCTATATCTTCTAAGTTTAACTCACCATCTTGGTAGAGTTCGGGTATGGACTGCAACATTATAGCAGCATTATTTAAAGGCTGTTTCCATTGATGAGCGATGGCTCCCATCATGCCGCCTAGCTCAGCCATTTTAGATTGTTGAATAAGCGCTTGTTCATTCCGTTGCCGTTCCCGTTCACGTTGTTTACGCACACTGATGTCACGAACAACTGTCAGGGCCATAGGTTTTCCGCGAAGTTGCTGGCGATGAACGGTTATTTCCGCACAAAACAAGCTGCCGTCTGATCGTAGGAGCTCTGCTTCGAGCTGTACTTTTCCCTCTTTAAGAAGCTTGAGGCTGTTATGTAAAACCTCCTCGTGCTCATTGGGTGAGTGCAGATCCATCGGAGTTAGCTGCAATAGCTCATCGCGACGGTAGCCAAAAAGCTCGCAAGCTCTGTCGTTTACTTCAGTAAAGAGTGTTGGGGAGCTATCTTGTAGGTAGCCGTGGGCCACGACAGCATCGGGTATGGCATTGAAAAGTAACTGAAAGCGGTTTTCCTGCTCCAGGGCATTGTTGAGCTCACGCTCCACCTGCAGAGAAAGGGCTTCGTTAAAGTCCTGCAGCATAGACTCATACATTTTTCGATCACTGATATCGCTGATATAACCATACCAGTGAACACTGCCATCTTCTTGTTGCTGCGGTGTAGACTCTCCGCGCAGCCAGCGCTCTTTGCCATTATGCAAAATAACGCGGTATTCGCATTGCCAGGGGCGAAGACTCTGTGCTGAGCGTTTTATAGATGTTTCAACTTTTTCCAGGTCGTCAGGATGAACAACCTGGAATACTTTACTGGCATCTTGACTGACTTCGCCTGGGGCTATACCGTATATTTCTCGCACACCCTCACTGGTGTACGAAAAGTAACTGCTGCCGTCAGGGCAGAGGCAGTATTCAAATATCATTCCGGGCACGTGGGTAGCAATGCGGTCAAGGCGTTGTTGGGCCTCGACCTTTTCTGAGATGTCGTGAAAGGCTCCTACAACCTCTACTACTTTACCGTTGGAATCGTAAACTGCTTGCCGCATGTCTTCTACCCATACCCACTCACCATGATGCCTGCTGTCGATAGTGCTTTTCATGCGATACTCATGGACGCATCGACCGCCAGCACCTACACTGAGCCAATAGGCTTGCTTATGCTGCAAGCCTTCAAGGTCATCTGGATGAACCACTGTCGCAATCCATTCCAGTTTCCCGGTGACCTCTGAAGGATCATATCCGAGTATATGGGTAATATTACCACTGATACTGGTCAGGGTTGCCAAGTCGCCTGGATTAATGGAAAAAATAACTGCTGGACTGGAAGCCAAGAGGGTTTCCTGACGATGTAGTACGCTTGACAGTTCCAATTGTGCCTGCTTGCGGCGCTGAATATCGATATGAGTTCCCAGAACACGCTGGGGCTGTCCGTGCGCATCCCACTGCGCGACATTTCCACGTACCTGGATCCACCGCCAGTTGTCATCCGCAGTGCGGTAGCGAAGCTCAACTACAAAAGTTATGCCCTGTTTAAGTTGGCGCTGGACCTGGGCTACGGCGTCGTCAACATCGTCAGGGTGAATCATTTTTAGCCAGCGGCCGTAGCTTACGGTAAAGGCATTTGGCTCATACCCCAACATGCGATAACAGATGTCGTCCCAGGAGAATGTACCATTCAAGACATCCCATTGCCACAGACCGATAGCCACCGACTCCATGGTAAGCCGTAGCCGCTCCTCGTTGTCACGTAATTGCTGCTGCATTTTTAGCTGCTCTGATATATCAGCAAATGATGTAACCGAACCCACTACCTTTTCACCTCGCAATATAGGTCGGCTGGTTACTCGAGCGGTAAACGCACTTCCATCGTGGCGGTAAAACTGCTCATGTCCAGTGAACTCCCGGCCTTGGCTGACGGCAATGTAAATGTGGCACTGATGCATAGGTATATAATTGTTTTCTTTATGGCAGTGAAAGGTGTCATGAGCAATGCGGCCAATGAGCTCTCTGGCTGAATATCCCAACAACTCTTGTGCCCGGCGATTAACATCAGTAATAACGCCATGGTTGTTTATGACATAAAGCCCTTCGCCCAGTGTGTCATTGATGATTTGCAGGCGCTGGCGCTGCTGCATTACGATACTGCGGTTACGCAGTAGAGCAAATATGACCACAGCCAAAAGCAACATAACCAGGGTGACCATAACCAGGCTGGTGCGGAAAGTTTGATAGTCAGCAGTTAGTTGCGGAGCGGTGCTAAAGGAAGTAACAAAACCCACATGATTTCCACGGGTATCATTGATTGCGGTGAAGGTTACTCCAAAATATTCAGAGCCCACCGGCAGAGCAACCGCGCCATTGCGCCCCGATGCCACAATCTCGCGGGCTCGGGAATCATCTGCCAGGCGTGGGCCAAGCTTGCTCGCGAGCTGCGACATAGTGGTATCTTCCTGCCAGACTGCCTGAGATACCAGGCTCTCAAATTCTGACCATTGGATCAAATGCTCTTGATGTTCAGCAAAGTGAATGTCCTGCACGTGCTCTTTTTTTAATACCAGGTCTACTTTGTGCTGGGGCAGTAGCCGCTGCATCTCTTCATGCATGGCTGGAATAGGCATGCTCAGCTCCACACTCCCCAAGTGATCTCCTTGCGCTAAAACAGGGTGAGTTATTCGGAACCCGGAGATAGTGCGACCAGTTTCAAATCCGTAGGCCGGTTGGAGAGTAGTGTTAGCTTTGCGAACCGTAGGGCGTATATCCAGAAGAGGGTCGCCGTAGCGATCTGGCTGAAAAAAACGTAATAAGGAAGTGGTGTCAGGGAGATGAAAGTGAAGGTGACGGATGCCAAGTTCTTGCAGCTCCTGGTATGCGGGCTGCAGGTGAGTGTAAAGATCACTGCGTGCTTGGTCTCGCTGGGTGGGGTCCTGGGCACGGCGTAAGAGTTCAAGGGTCTCTTCTGTTAGTATGTAGGCGTCAAAATAAGCTTGGGCTGTGAGTCGGTACATTCCTGTGGTGGCTTGCCATGCGATATCCTGAGCATACAAAGAGCGGTCCAGGTAAATATTAAAGCTTTCTTCGCGACGGTGATCCAGGTATGCAAAGCTAAGTAGCCACAATAGCAAAGCTACCAGGAGGCTAATGAGAACATTTATGCCGGTAGTTCGACACTGACTCGATATACAGTGATCTTGCACAGAGCCTCCCTGATGGAACGGTGATTTCGCGAAGCATTATCGTTTTATATACTATTCTTAAGTAATGTTTTCCATAAGAATAGTATCAATTTAAGCCAGTTATCGATGATATTTTATAATAAAATTATTTTATACTTGTGCAGTAAAGGTTCAAGGTATAAGTGTTCTTGTCGCGTCATTGTAATATAAAAGCAAGCAGCTGATACTCCACATTTGAAGTAATAATTGACCTTTGATAGTCGATTCACTACATTCTAAATTGTATATACATGGATGGAAAACTCACCGCATGGATGCGCGGTGGAGTTCTATATGTTACTCAGTGGGGTTAGCCCCTCAAGCACTCAGTCAAACCAAGAGCTGCTTCAGGGAGCAGAGCGAAAACAAGCAGAGCACAACGCTACGGACTCTGCTCTTCACTCACAGGTTTCAGGCAAGGAAGAGGGTGTTCGCCTCAGCATCCAGTGGAACCGTAGCACAGCCTATTTTCGACAGGTGCTGGAAGGTATTCAGGATGGCCTGACACTCGTGCGCTCAGTTCGGGAGCACATAGCAGGCGAGGAGGGTTTACAAAACTCACTCCTGAGGTTACAGCAGTTAGCGACTAAGGCTGCCAGTGGGCGAGAACTAACTGAGGCTGATCAGCAGCGCATTAATGATGAGACCAACCACCTTTTTGGTTATGTGGGAAAACTGACTCGGCAAATAGCACAAGAGGAAAGTTGTGAGGTGGCACTTCCCCCTTATTCACCCTCTGAGGCTTCAGGGCGAATGACGGTATTTGCAAAACCTCTAAACTTAGAGTCACTAGGGCTCGACGCCTGGAGCACCGAGAGCTTAAATGATTTGACCACTCTTGACGCCAACAAGCTGGCACAAGACATTTCCGGTGCACGTCAGCAGGTGCGAAATGAGTATCAGCGTTTAGGAGAGCAGGAGTCCCATTTATTGGCCTCTTTGCATGAAGCTGGGGCTACACTTCGACCTCCAGGCTCATTGGAGGGTTTGCAAAGTGCTCAGCAACTAAGCCAGCGCATGGTAAGTGCTTTCGCACAGGACATCGACGCTGCCGCCAAAACGTCTCGTCCTATGCAGGCGGGAAGGGTAGAGGCACTTGTAGAGTAGCATCACAGTATTTTATCTTAATAAATTAACCATCCGGTCGGTTTTTGCTGTTTTTACTCATGCAAATGGGTATATTGATATTTGAAGGCATCAAGTAATTCAGAGCACGGTTTTGATATTTGAGGCAGGCCCACTGGTTCTTTCGGGGTCGGCTACAGGAGAAAGGAGAGCGCTATGGTTAGATCAAGAGATGCGCAGAGCGACAGTAAATCTCAATATTATGAGAACCTTAAGAGCCAGGCACAGCAGCGACTGGAGCAGCTACGAGCAGCATCCCCAGTAAAAGAAGGTCCCTCGCTGCTGCAAAGACTTGAGGGGAACGGTGTGAGTCGTCGCGACTTTATGAAGTGGGCCGCGGCCATGGCGGCAGCTCTTTCTCTACCTGTTACCTTCCGCCGTGAAGTAGCCCAGGCAGCCGAGCTATTGGATCGCATTCCGGTTATTTATCTGCACCTGGCTGAGTGCACCGGTTGTAGTGAAAGCTTATTGCGCAGCGATTCACCCACACTCGATACTTTGATTTTTGACTATATTTCCCTCGAATATCATGAAACCCTGATGGCTGCTTCAGGCTGGCAGTCAGAGGAAATCCTGGAAACGTCTATGGAGCAACACAAGGGAAACTATATACTTATGGTTGAGGGTGCAGTTCCTATGGCTGCAGGGGGAACCTACCTGACAATTGGACCTCATGCACACACAGGAGAATATATATTACGTAAAGCTGCGGATGGTGCAGCTGCGGTCATTGCTGTTGGCGCTTGTGCCACCTATGGCGGTATTCAGGCAGCTCGCCCCAACCCCACCAATGCCCGTCGCATCAGCCGGGTGGTCAACAAGGCGGTAATTAATATTGCCGGTTGCCCCCCCAGTGAAGCCAATATCATTGGCACTATTCTTCACTACGTCCTCTTTGGCACCCTTCCGGCCCTTGACTCATTTGGTCGACCCCGCTGGGCCTACAATATGCGAGTACACGATATGTGCGAGAGACGAGGTCGTTTTGATGCCGGTGAATTTGTGCAACGTTTTGGAGACGATGGCGCTCGAAGAGGTTATTGCCTTTATCGTGTTGGCTGCAAAGGTCCCTTTACATTTAATAATTGCGCTATTGAGCGTTTTAACCAGCATACCAGCTGGCCTATTCAGGCAGGACACGGTTGTATAGGCTGCAGTGAACCGGATTTCTGGGACACTATGGCTCCCTACGAAGAGCCACGCAAAAATCATCTCTACGCCGGAGTATTTGGCGGTATGGGAGCTGATGCTACTGCAGACAAGATTGGTATTGGATTGCTCACAGCAACAGCTGTCGGCATTGGAGCCCATGCTATTTACTCAATTACTCAAGGCAACTTCCGTAACCCTTCCCTTGATGACAAAAAGTCAGTAGTGCCTTCTCAAGAGTCTACTGACCAATCGACCGAAACCGAAAGCCAGCCGAAATAATAGCTGCGATACATAACCAGCAAGGAGAGTTATCATGTCCCGCAGAATCGTTGTGGATCCCATTACTCGTATAGAAGGACACCTGCGTGTTGACGTCGTAATTGACGACAATAATACGATTACCGACGCATACGCCAGCGGAACCCTTTTCCGCGGCATAGAAACTATTCTTAAAGGTCGCGACCCCCGCGATGCCGGATTTATGACTCAGCGTATTTGCGGCGTCTGCACCTACTCCCACTATAAGGCAGGTATAGAAGCGGTAGAAAATGCCTTGGGCATAATCCCCCCTTACAACGCTCAGCTAGTGCGTTCTCTTATGGGTATCGCCCTTTTTATGCACGATCACGTCGTACACTTTTATCATCTCCACGGACTTGATTGGTGTGACATAACACAGGCACTGGCAGCTGACCCCCGCAAGGCATCAGATCTGGCATTTCGCTATGCTGATTTCCCCGTTGCTACTGGGGCCGATGAGCTGACTGCAGTGCAAGCGCGGGTTAAAACCTTTGTAGATAAAGGTCACTTAGGGCCCTTTGCCAACGCCTATTGGGGGCACAGTACCTATCGCTTCACTCCGGAGCAAAACCTGATAGTCCTTTCCCACTACCTCAAAGCTTTGGAAGTACAAAGACTGGCAGCTCAAATGATGGCAGTTTTTGGCGCCAAACAACCTCACCCTCAATCTCTTACTGTAGGTGGGGTGACATGTATCATGGATCTGGAAAGCCCCAAGCGTCTTGGTGAGTTCCTCACCCGCTTTGAACAGACTGCCGACTTCATTAAACGTGCTTACTACGCAGACGTTAAAATGGCAGCTGAAGCATATGGTAGCGAGGACAGCGTTTTGCAGGGATGCAATATTCGCAACTTCATGGCCTCTTCACAGTATCCTATTAGCCGCACAGAGTCACTTTTCGACAGCGGTTACATACTTGATGGAGATCTGAGTCGTGTTTACGATATCGATGATGAGCACATAACAGAAGAGGCTACCCACGCCTGGTATCAAAACAACGAACCCTTACACCCCTACGAAGGTAAAACCCAGCCCAATTACACTGGATTTCAGGATGGTGACACGGTGAATGGGCCGGCCAAGATTCTTGATGGTCAAGGGAAGTACAGCTGGGTAAAGGCACCTCGCTACAATGGCAAACCTATGGAAGTTGGACCTCTGGCCCAAATGCTTGTAAGTTATGGCCGCGGAAACCCTAGAGTGCAGAAGCTGGTGAATAACTTTCTCTCGGAAACCGGTTTGCCGGTAGAAGCCCTTTTCACTACCCTGGGTCGAACGGCAGGCCGAATGCTGCAAACGATGCTGATGGTAGAAGGTGGGCATGAGGCCTTTGGCAATCTTGTGGAGAACCTTAAAGTAGATCGCGAGACCTGCGCCGCGTACTCAATTGACAACAACCGGGAGTACCGGGGCAGCTTCAGTGGTGACGTTCCCCGGGGCGCTCTGAGCCACTGGGTGACAATCAAGAATGGGGTCATTGACCACTATCAATGTGTTGTTCCCTCTACTTGGAACGCCAGTCCCCGGGACGCCCAGGGGCAA is a window of Desulfurispira natronophila DNA encoding:
- a CDS encoding PAS domain S-box protein, with translation MQDHCISSQCRTTGINVLISLLVALLLWLLSFAYLDHRREESFNIYLDRSLYAQDIAWQATTGMYRLTAQAYFDAYILTEETLELLRRAQDPTQRDQARSDLYTHLQPAYQELQELGIRHLHFHLPDTTSLLRFFQPDRYGDPLLDIRPTVRKANTTLQPAYGFETGRTISGFRITHPVLAQGDHLGSVELSMPIPAMHEEMQRLLPQHKVDLVLKKEHVQDIHFAEHQEHLIQWSEFESLVSQAVWQEDTTMSQLASKLGPRLADDSRAREIVASGRNGAVALPVGSEYFGVTFTAINDTRGNHVGFVTSFSTAPQLTADYQTFRTSLVMVTLVMLLLAVVIFALLRNRSIVMQQRQRLQIINDTLGEGLYVINNHGVITDVNRRAQELLGYSARELIGRIAHDTFHCHKENNYIPMHQCHIYIAVSQGREFTGHEQFYRHDGSAFTARVTSRPILRGEKVVGSVTSFADISEQLKMQQQLRDNEERLRLTMESVAIGLWQWDVLNGTFSWDDICYRMLGYEPNAFTVSYGRWLKMIHPDDVDDAVAQVQRQLKQGITFVVELRYRTADDNWRWIQVRGNVAQWDAHGQPQRVLGTHIDIQRRKQAQLELSSVLHRQETLLASSPAVIFSINPGDLATLTSISGNITHILGYDPSEVTGKLEWIATVVHPDDLEGLQHKQAYWLSVGAGGRCVHEYRMKSTIDSRHHGEWVWVEDMRQAVYDSNGKVVEVVGAFHDISEKVEAQQRLDRIATHVPGMIFEYCLCPDGSSYFSYTSEGVREIYGIAPGEVSQDASKVFQVVHPDDLEKVETSIKRSAQSLRPWQCEYRVILHNGKERWLRGESTPQQQEDGSVHWYGYISDISDRKMYESMLQDFNEALSLQVERELNNALEQENRFQLLFNAIPDAVVAHGYLQDSSPTLFTEVNDRACELFGYRRDELLQLTPMDLHSPNEHEEVLHNSLKLLKEGKVQLEAELLRSDGSLFCAEITVHRQQLRGKPMALTVVRDISVRKQRERERQRNEQALIQQSKMAELGGMMGAIAHQWKQPLNNAAIMLQSIPELYQDGELNLEDIDKTIADIMNLLDFMAETIDDFRSFFKPSTEISLFNLQQSINQVLQIMKGQIDSDLIEVQVASVAPGEQLIVRGYPSEFQQVALNVINNAREVLIERKVSPATISIEYDSTEQHAILRIRDNGGGIPKHMLPDKLFEPFTSTKGEKGTGIGLSLSSRIMEKMHGAISASNDAQGAVFTILLPRG
- a CDS encoding hydrogenase small subunit yields the protein MVRSRDAQSDSKSQYYENLKSQAQQRLEQLRAASPVKEGPSLLQRLEGNGVSRRDFMKWAAAMAAALSLPVTFRREVAQAAELLDRIPVIYLHLAECTGCSESLLRSDSPTLDTLIFDYISLEYHETLMAASGWQSEEILETSMEQHKGNYILMVEGAVPMAAGGTYLTIGPHAHTGEYILRKAADGAAAVIAVGACATYGGIQAARPNPTNARRISRVVNKAVINIAGCPPSEANIIGTILHYVLFGTLPALDSFGRPRWAYNMRVHDMCERRGRFDAGEFVQRFGDDGARRGYCLYRVGCKGPFTFNNCAIERFNQHTSWPIQAGHGCIGCSEPDFWDTMAPYEEPRKNHLYAGVFGGMGADATADKIGIGLLTATAVGIGAHAIYSITQGNFRNPSLDDKKSVVPSQESTDQSTETESQPK
- a CDS encoding nickel-dependent hydrogenase large subunit; this encodes MSRRIVVDPITRIEGHLRVDVVIDDNNTITDAYASGTLFRGIETILKGRDPRDAGFMTQRICGVCTYSHYKAGIEAVENALGIIPPYNAQLVRSLMGIALFMHDHVVHFYHLHGLDWCDITQALAADPRKASDLAFRYADFPVATGADELTAVQARVKTFVDKGHLGPFANAYWGHSTYRFTPEQNLIVLSHYLKALEVQRLAAQMMAVFGAKQPHPQSLTVGGVTCIMDLESPKRLGEFLTRFEQTADFIKRAYYADVKMAAEAYGSEDSVLQGCNIRNFMASSQYPISRTESLFDSGYILDGDLSRVYDIDDEHITEEATHAWYQNNEPLHPYEGKTQPNYTGFQDGDTVNGPAKILDGQGKYSWVKAPRYNGKPMEVGPLAQMLVSYGRGNPRVQKLVNNFLSETGLPVEALFTTLGRTAGRMLQTMLMVEGGHEAFGNLVENLKVDRETCAAYSIDNNREYRGSFSGDVPRGALSHWVTIKNGVIDHYQCVVPSTWNASPRDAQGQPGPYEAALVGTTVADPTQPLEIIRTIHSFDPCLACAIHVMDVEGNCLAEYRVDPQTGQTS